GAATATAGAACAAGAAAGCGCATTGCAGGAATTAATCAAAACTGAGAACCTGTTAGAAGAAGATACCGAAAAGCTAATTGAAAACTATCTTTTTACCGAGCGTGAGCCACTTCGTAAAGAAGTTCTTTCTTTTCGCGCCGACGGAAGACCTAGCGTTCTAAAATCCAAAGAGATTGGTGATCGTATCTTAAATAAGATTGTTGGGTTTGTGGACACCTTCGTTAATGGGATAACGGGGCTATAGTAAAAGCCTTAGCTTAAAGTAAAAAAGTGTGATCAATAACACCAAAAAATGTTAATACAAGTATAATAAAAAGAACTATGGCATTATATAAATTAAAGGCACCTAGGCAATTTGGCGATATGCCAA
The genomic region above belongs to Sphingobacterium zeae and contains:
- a CDS encoding type I restriction endonuclease subunit R, EcoR124 family, which encodes MEDSDTIPDEFKKFWNIEQESALQELIKTENLLEEDTEKLIENYLFTEREPLRKEVLSFRADGRPSVLKSKEIGDRILNKIVGFVDTFVNGITGL